From one Candidatus Wallbacteria bacterium genomic stretch:
- the glmM gene encoding phosphoglucosamine mutase produces MKKYFGTDGVRGLANKHPMTAEFALQLGMASACVIKGKVSDRNPTVLLGKDPRLSSDFLAAAFAAGCASCGLEIHKIGVITTPGISYLTQCRDFLFGAMVSASHNPYQDNGIKLFSSRGIKIPDAWEEEIERQIDDHNFNLADSKGIGRIKTDEGLKQDYLDMLKSQLASSAKLKRGRVVIDCANGSTSAIARDVFQHLFAAVFINDHPDGININQNCGSTRMQVLCDRVRSERADFGFAFDGDGDRVLFCDETGEILDGDYVLAICALDMKKRGTLKNNLLIGTVMTNLGMIKAMEKQGIEVRLVQVGDKYVYEEMVKSAASLGGEQSGHIIFPDLIQTGDGLLTALKFLQIIGESGIPLSEHRKIFSKYPQALLNLRIKNRSDYTENRELQKTLTDLADQQGRDSRLVVRPSGTEPLLRIMVESRDKNSLDFLLEKAEGIIRQHIKVEE; encoded by the coding sequence AGTCAGCGACAGGAATCCCACCGTACTCCTGGGAAAGGACCCCCGGTTATCAAGCGATTTTCTGGCCGCCGCATTTGCAGCAGGCTGCGCTTCCTGCGGCCTGGAAATCCATAAGATCGGTGTGATCACGACTCCCGGGATATCCTATCTTACTCAGTGCCGTGATTTTCTCTTCGGTGCAATGGTCTCTGCTTCGCACAACCCTTACCAGGACAATGGCATCAAGCTGTTTTCCTCCCGTGGAATCAAAATCCCTGACGCCTGGGAAGAGGAAATAGAGAGGCAGATTGATGACCACAACTTCAACCTGGCCGATTCCAAAGGGATCGGAAGGATCAAGACCGACGAAGGGCTCAAACAGGACTATCTTGACATGCTCAAATCACAGCTGGCCTCTTCTGCAAAGTTAAAGCGTGGCAGAGTTGTGATAGATTGCGCGAACGGCTCCACCTCAGCCATAGCCCGTGATGTGTTTCAGCATCTTTTCGCAGCTGTCTTCATCAACGACCATCCTGACGGCATCAACATCAATCAAAACTGCGGCTCCACCAGAATGCAGGTGCTCTGCGACAGAGTCCGCTCTGAGCGGGCTGACTTCGGATTCGCCTTCGACGGTGACGGAGACCGCGTGCTCTTCTGCGACGAGACCGGGGAAATCCTCGACGGTGACTATGTTTTAGCGATCTGTGCACTGGACATGAAGAAGCGGGGAACGCTTAAAAACAATCTCCTGATCGGCACTGTGATGACTAATCTGGGCATGATCAAAGCCATGGAAAAACAGGGCATCGAGGTACGCCTGGTGCAGGTAGGGGATAAATATGTTTATGAAGAAATGGTTAAATCCGCTGCCTCGCTTGGGGGAGAGCAATCAGGGCACATAATCTTCCCTGATCTGATTCAAACCGGCGACGGTCTGCTTACAGCTCTGAAATTTCTTCAGATAATCGGTGAGTCAGGAATACCGCTTTCAGAACACAGAAAAATTTTCTCTAAATATCCCCAAGCCCTTTTAAACCTGAGGATCAAAAACCGCAGCGACTATACTGAAAACCGCGAACTGCAGAAAACCCTCACAGACCTTGCAGATCAGCAGGGGCGCGATTCGCGACTGGTCGTGCGCCCGTCAGGCACTGAACCGCTTCTGCGGATCATGGTTGAGTCAAGGGACAAAAATTCACTCGATTTTTTACTTGAAAAAGCCGAAGGTATTATTAGGCAACATATTAAAGTTGAGGAGTGA